In a genomic window of Mesoplasma tabanidae:
- the rplQ gene encoding 50S ribosomal protein L17, translated as MSYIQKQGKNTAWRVALMRNLTSELIVSERLEITETRAKELRKHLDKMVTLAKRGDLHARRQAASWLRNIEASSKEDVLQKLFTTIAKKYKDRDGGYTRILKLDNRKGDNAPMVIIELV; from the coding sequence ATGTCATATATTCAAAAACAAGGTAAGAATACTGCATGAAGAGTAGCTCTAATGCGTAACTTAACTAGTGAATTAATTGTTTCAGAACGTTTAGAAATTACTGAAACAAGAGCTAAAGAATTAAGAAAACATTTAGATAAAATGGTTACTTTAGCAAAGCGTGGCGATTTACACGCTAGACGTCAAGCTGCTTCATGATTAAGAAATATTGAAGCTAGTTCAAAAGAAGATGTTTTACAAAAATTATTTACAACTATTGCTAAAAAATATAAAGATAGAGATGGTGGGTACACACGTATCTTAAAATTAGATAACCGTAAAGGTGATAATGCGCCAATGGTTATTATTGAATTAGTTTAG
- a CDS encoding energy-coupling factor transporter ATPase, translated as MKDHGRGAQLTKLDKVAVKVENLKFKYAPDFPYALNDVSFEINDGEYVAVIGHNGSGKSTLSKMLIGVLSAQEGHISIYGNVVTQDNLDQARKFLGIVFQNPDNQFIGSSVEADIAFGLENKRVNPKEMQKIIYDSAKKVGMENFLDKEPLNLSGGQKQRVAIASALALNPDILIFDEATSMLDPKGNREIKEIMVELRDKMKKTIISITHDMDEILNADKVIVMNGGRMVKIGKPEEVLKEKEFLRSIKLEMPFLSLVEEALGNEGIKVKHSQNMDELVKQLCK; from the coding sequence ATTAAAGACCATGGTAGAGGCGCTCAATTAACAAAGCTTGATAAAGTTGCAGTAAAAGTTGAAAATTTAAAATTTAAATATGCTCCTGATTTCCCTTATGCTTTAAATGATGTAAGTTTTGAAATTAATGATGGTGAGTATGTTGCTGTTATTGGACACAATGGTAGTGGTAAATCAACACTTTCAAAAATGTTAATTGGTGTTTTATCTGCTCAAGAAGGACACATTAGTATTTATGGAAATGTTGTAACACAAGACAACTTAGATCAAGCTCGTAAGTTTCTTGGAATTGTATTTCAAAATCCTGATAATCAATTTATAGGTTCTAGTGTAGAAGCTGATATTGCTTTTGGTTTAGAAAATAAACGTGTTAATCCAAAGGAAATGCAAAAAATAATTTATGATTCAGCAAAAAAAGTAGGAATGGAAAACTTTTTAGATAAAGAACCATTAAACTTATCTGGTGGACAAAAACAAAGAGTTGCTATTGCTAGTGCTCTTGCATTAAATCCTGATATCTTAATATTTGATGAAGCAACAAGTATGCTTGACCCAAAAGGAAATAGAGAAATTAAAGAAATCATGGTAGAACTAAGAGATAAAATGAAAAAAACAATTATTTCAATTACACATGATATGGATGAAATCCTTAATGCAGATAAAGTTATTGTTATGAACGGCGGACGCATGGTTAAAATTGGTAAACCAGAAGAAGTTTTAAAAGAAAAAGAGTTCTTAAGATCAATTAAACTAGAAATGCCATTTTTATCTTTAGTTGAAGAAGCTTTAGGTAATGAAGGCATTAAAGTTAAACATAGTCAAAATATGGATGAGTTGGTGAAACAATTATGCAAATAA
- a CDS encoding energy-coupling factor transporter ATPase gives MQINKKEIKQNLKKWNEEKKNIKDFSFTGDIVLDNVSYTYSKKTPFEFRALDNANLSIADKKITCVIGTTGSGKSTMIQLTNGLLISETGQTIVGDYKIPAGLKKIKEVKDLRREVGLVFQFPEYQLFQDTIEKDIAFGPIHLGADKEEVYKKIPELLDLVSLPREYAKRSPFELSGGQKRRTAIAGIIAMDGKTLVLDEPTGGLDPKGEEDFMNLFLRLNKKQGKRIIMVTHNMDQVLKVADEVIVMHEGKVISKGSPFEIFSNQELLSKIQIEPPKLYKLMYKLKEQGTDLLNKNIRTIDEFAKAFKEVRKGK, from the coding sequence ATGCAAATAAATAAAAAAGAAATTAAACAAAATTTAAAAAAATGAAATGAAGAAAAAAAGAATATTAAGGATTTTTCATTTACAGGTGATATTGTTTTAGATAATGTAAGCTATACTTACTCAAAAAAAACTCCATTTGAGTTTAGAGCTCTTGATAATGCTAACTTATCAATAGCTGATAAAAAAATAACTTGTGTAATTGGAACTACAGGTTCAGGTAAATCAACAATGATTCAACTGACTAATGGACTATTAATTTCTGAAACAGGGCAAACAATTGTTGGAGATTACAAAATTCCAGCAGGGTTAAAAAAAATAAAAGAGGTTAAAGATTTAAGAAGAGAAGTTGGTCTTGTTTTCCAATTTCCTGAATATCAATTATTTCAAGATACAATTGAAAAAGATATTGCATTTGGACCTATTCATTTAGGGGCTGATAAAGAAGAGGTTTATAAAAAAATTCCAGAATTACTTGACTTAGTTTCTTTACCAAGAGAATACGCAAAAAGATCGCCATTTGAGTTATCAGGAGGTCAAAAAAGAAGAACTGCTATTGCTGGTATTATTGCAATGGATGGTAAAACTTTAGTACTTGATGAACCAACTGGAGGATTGGATCCAAAAGGTGAAGAAGACTTTATGAATTTATTTTTAAGACTGAATAAAAAACAAGGTAAAAGAATTATTATGGTTACTCATAATATGGACCAAGTTTTAAAAGTAGCTGATGAAGTTATTGTTATGCATGAAGGAAAAGTTATCTCAAAAGGTTCACCATTTGAAATATTCTCTAATCAAGAATTATTATCAAAGATTCAAATAGAACCACCAAAGTTATATAAACTAATGTATAAACTAAAAGAACAAGGTACAGATTTATTAAATAAAAATATTAGAACTATTGATGAATTTGCAAAAGCTTTTAAAGAAGTAAGAAAGGGGAAATAA
- a CDS encoding energy-coupling factor transporter transmembrane component T family protein, protein MRVTFGRYLPKNSIIHAMDPRFKLVMIILLIVSIFLPIGFTGYIICAVVILSIFALSKLSFRMLLGLLPPVVFVFIVIFLMNAFLTHPDSSVLEYFLNKNNQISGVWANNVSGGAITGQFLTNASNISNLPPGYQNIGLFYKIGPIWLSEKALYNALIMSFRIYLMISLTCILTASTSPLQLTLAIEDLLYPLKWIGIPVYILSMIISIALRMIPTLIDEAGRIMKAQSSRGIDVKNGKLKDKVKGLTSLIIPLLVSAFQKAEDLSYAMEARGYDPYSKRTRYIQFKFKVMDLVLLLFAFALMIFLILYSVDVLGLWHIGIPRLDTIIGIKNY, encoded by the coding sequence ATGAGAGTAACATTCGGTAGATATTTACCAAAGAACTCTATTATCCATGCAATGGATCCTAGATTTAAACTGGTTATGATTATTTTATTAATTGTAAGTATTTTCTTACCTATTGGTTTTACAGGTTACATAATATGTGCTGTTGTTATTTTATCAATATTTGCACTATCTAAACTAAGTTTTAGAATGTTACTTGGATTATTACCACCCGTTGTATTTGTATTCATTGTAATCTTTTTAATGAATGCATTCTTAACTCACCCAGATTCGAGTGTTTTAGAATATTTCCTTAATAAAAATAACCAAATTTCTGGAGTTTGAGCAAATAATGTTTCTGGTGGAGCAATAACTGGTCAATTTCTAACTAATGCTAGTAATATATCTAATTTACCACCAGGGTATCAAAATATAGGTTTATTTTATAAAATAGGTCCTATTTGACTAAGCGAAAAAGCTTTATACAATGCACTAATTATGTCATTCAGAATTTATTTAATGATTTCTTTAACTTGTATACTTACAGCTTCAACATCCCCATTACAATTAACATTAGCAATTGAAGATTTATTATACCCATTGAAATGAATTGGGATACCAGTTTATATTTTATCTATGATTATTTCTATTGCTTTACGTATGATACCTACTTTAATTGATGAAGCAGGAAGAATTATGAAAGCTCAATCATCTAGAGGAATAGATGTTAAAAACGGTAAACTAAAAGATAAAGTAAAAGGTTTAACATCTTTAATTATTCCATTATTGGTTTCAGCATTTCAAAAAGCAGAAGATTTATCATATGCTATGGAAGCAAGGGGATATGATCCTTACTCAAAAAGAACAAGATATATTCAATTTAAATTTAAAGTAATGGATTTAGTTCTATTGTTATTTGCTTTTGCATTAATGATTTTTTTAATCTTGTATTCAGTAGATGTTTTAGGATTATGACATATTGGTATACCAAGACTTGATACTATAATAGGAATTAAAAATTATTAA
- the truA gene encoding tRNA pseudouridine(38-40) synthase TruA: MFKFLLTLQYDGSDFHGWVEQPNCLTIQGELNKAIRKVTKKAYFKTIGASKTDAGVHAADQKVTLDLKFKPKLELFKKAINKALPETIRVAFIEEIKDNFNIRDVSYKQYSYTINDGIYDLLTNRFELNWNFNKIEVAKLQNIFDLFVGKHDFKLFSGLSDKDLLSSNINTIRSIDSIKVSRINEKIVVNFKAKGFIRYQIRMIVQSALNCYLNKKITKEEIQEKLKGIGDKPPFNAPAKALKLNKIVFNL; encoded by the coding sequence ATGTTTAAATTTTTATTAACATTACAATATGATGGCTCAGACTTTCATGGATGAGTTGAACAACCTAATTGTCTAACTATTCAAGGAGAATTAAACAAAGCTATTCGTAAGGTAACAAAAAAAGCTTATTTCAAAACTATTGGTGCTAGCAAAACAGATGCAGGAGTTCATGCAGCTGATCAAAAAGTAACATTAGATTTAAAATTTAAACCAAAGTTAGAGTTATTTAAAAAAGCAATTAATAAAGCATTACCAGAAACAATTAGAGTTGCCTTTATTGAAGAAATTAAAGATAATTTTAATATAAGAGATGTTTCTTACAAACAATATTCTTACACAATAAATGATGGTATATATGATCTGTTAACAAATAGATTTGAACTTAATTGAAATTTCAATAAAATTGAAGTTGCTAAATTACAAAATATATTTGATTTATTTGTAGGAAAGCATGATTTCAAACTATTTTCTGGTTTAAGTGATAAAGATTTACTTTCTAGTAATATAAATACCATTAGAAGCATTGATTCAATAAAAGTGAGTAGAATTAATGAAAAAATAGTTGTTAATTTTAAAGCTAAAGGTTTTATTAGATATCAAATTAGAATGATAGTGCAATCAGCATTAAATTGTTATTTAAATAAAAAGATAACAAAAGAAGAAATTCAGGAAAAACTAAAAGGAATTGGTGATAAGCCACCGTTCAATGCTCCTGCTAAAGCACTTAAATTAAATAAAATTGTGTTTAACTTATAA
- a CDS encoding ABC transporter permease — protein sequence MHFKKIYLMLKNSFKNATKSKTQLIGVTVLAFLLSLVLTLVVSMNVRVIEKYKDMNENSRVHDAVIDLNPYDKVATGESEETEEAPKNLVAAQQYWIYKLQEKYFEESSDLQFEWSRTEAREFSQVKQNKNDLTIKAIAKTSQENDFGNDAVDKLVIFNGQDIKTHHQVVIDPNYAKNNGIKLGDVIRIQADNLGNSLLVRESENAQVSSDVKKIESTKTDIDNKDGIYNTYYSNYQWFQVVGFGSSADFMAPIFNASTTLPSRSKEVMIYVNPTAFGLKYNKDTNLYDYNLNQNGNLTVSSNVEIESFYSIKFKNAKKAKTTGLAQFETDLKELVRRNSNNKIVYGKEDSSYRFSKRILLIEKTIRTYNIAAFVIFILILFVCLYTISLVTKKQIEKASKQLGTLKALGYRKRILVYNFVMLPIIASTIGGILGYIVSISVSNTLTNEFASYFSLNYSKFDFDWITLVLMIGVMWFILSAISFVIATMLMRKSSLSLITSTFNEKSSAFKAKLRSIHFRKSFGSKLRKALLVDAFGKMMAIGFVVLLSSMLFTVSFAAPDILKRNEKATYTGVKYKQVVEYAQPSYNNPLTFAKTFNPSTGQDDMVYSKTAGGWTSLKLRDNGDFDYDQVMTDFFNNEISEKYYSIFIQNLFTASSDNQYAIPNITELALANMKLLNLEGSVFDSNYFRQLSKYGIPAATKSDFLGKMISPIILKQWFDYQNLFSEINSAKTLYEAGAAIQTFYAKYSESIGLSISNDFRNDYGTEKISDEKWIKMEQNEKINVFNTSNGNLANSYLQNNTDMLKKLLKPSDTSDVTFENQTDPEKKFKLTGGNYTGLGSYKIASKHNTEESINDYYLGLNFDKLAEENNQEAKDQATEAITDMWEWFTFLFNNRVDQAIIQSAFSRPPYSVKQTLINAFNSNDKNYSMAFNLVSYDPILEALGTKIQAEKNGKNFKIYGIDNDNRFLDLRDSNNNNLIEKLFNSNESNGIVINESLAKTLNLKEGQEVDFNVIQNELQDATKGEIVPYKLNDWDTSSLWNGNGGFKQNSRTNSLGSNILVTRPHLNDKHSIDFMTSISSPTDYYSSILNGDTIIGNRKTNTKFKIVGIHEGYGSAQAWIKNDDAKSILKYDEVENYLWKNFFAKQWNTQFGYSTLDQFNNKIIIEDKEQEELKIYKKIKGLDLTKNGLDDFDLFKNKFIYHPQNNDEKELGELILKIFENQYPVFNYKYSNKTDVADYNTVMSISSAFGDYSPTSLNGMEAKFSSTYQAFDGSGIGTVEWILPIDLSKDMLEEISQLILLLIAIAIVLILSLTFVIILLTTSIIITDNIRFISTMRVLGYHDAYVVKTVMGMYLIVISTMFAVGFAAGWFIFAKAINIMLLNGVVLPIAFPIWLPIIVFLGIVGIYAIAIYAGYKRITKTNSVRILQNADI from the coding sequence ATGCATTTTAAGAAAATTTATTTAATGTTGAAAAATTCATTTAAAAATGCCACTAAAAGTAAAACCCAATTAATTGGTGTTACTGTTTTAGCTTTTTTACTGTCTTTAGTTTTAACTTTAGTTGTTTCAATGAACGTTCGTGTTATTGAAAAATATAAGGATATGAATGAAAATTCAAGAGTACACGATGCTGTTATTGATTTAAATCCTTATGACAAAGTAGCAACTGGTGAAAGCGAAGAAACTGAAGAAGCACCTAAGAACCTTGTTGCAGCGCAGCAATATTGGATTTATAAATTGCAGGAAAAATATTTTGAAGAATCAAGTGATTTACAATTTGAATGATCAAGAACCGAAGCAAGAGAATTTTCTCAAGTAAAACAAAATAAAAACGATTTAACAATTAAAGCTATTGCAAAAACATCTCAAGAAAATGATTTTGGAAATGATGCAGTTGATAAATTAGTTATTTTTAATGGACAAGATATAAAAACACATCACCAAGTTGTTATTGATCCTAATTATGCAAAAAATAATGGGATTAAATTAGGAGATGTTATTAGAATCCAAGCTGATAATTTAGGTAACTCATTATTAGTTAGAGAATCAGAAAATGCTCAAGTTTCAAGTGATGTTAAAAAAATTGAATCAACAAAAACTGACATTGATAACAAAGATGGAATTTATAATACTTACTATTCAAATTACCAATGATTTCAGGTTGTAGGATTTGGTAGCTCAGCTGATTTTATGGCACCAATATTCAATGCTTCGACAACTTTACCAAGTCGTTCTAAAGAAGTAATGATTTATGTTAACCCAACAGCATTTGGATTAAAATACAATAAAGATACAAACTTATATGATTATAATCTTAACCAAAACGGTAACTTAACAGTTTCTTCTAATGTTGAAATTGAATCATTTTACTCTATAAAATTTAAAAATGCTAAAAAAGCAAAAACCACAGGACTAGCTCAATTTGAAACTGATTTAAAAGAATTAGTAAGAAGAAATTCAAACAATAAAATAGTGTATGGAAAAGAAGATTCAAGTTATAGATTTAGTAAAAGAATTCTTTTAATAGAAAAAACAATTAGAACTTATAATATTGCTGCATTTGTTATATTTATTTTAATTTTATTTGTTTGTCTATATACAATATCACTTGTTACTAAAAAACAAATTGAAAAGGCTTCAAAACAATTAGGAACATTAAAAGCATTAGGTTATAGAAAACGTATTCTTGTATATAATTTTGTTATGCTGCCTATTATTGCCTCAACAATTGGTGGAATACTAGGATATATTGTTTCAATAAGTGTTTCTAATACATTGACTAATGAGTTTGCGAGTTATTTTTCATTAAACTATTCTAAATTTGACTTTGATTGAATAACTCTTGTATTAATGATTGGTGTAATGTGATTCATTTTATCTGCAATATCATTTGTTATTGCAACTATGTTAATGAGAAAGTCTTCATTAAGCTTAATTACATCAACATTTAATGAAAAAAGCAGTGCTTTTAAAGCTAAATTAAGAAGTATTCATTTTAGAAAATCATTTGGATCAAAATTAAGAAAAGCTTTATTAGTAGATGCTTTTGGAAAAATGATGGCAATTGGTTTTGTTGTTCTACTTTCATCAATGTTATTTACTGTTTCATTTGCTGCACCTGATATTTTAAAAAGAAATGAAAAGGCTACATATACTGGAGTTAAATATAAACAAGTTGTTGAATATGCACAACCAAGTTATAATAACCCATTAACTTTTGCTAAAACATTTAATCCATCAACTGGACAAGATGACATGGTATATTCAAAAACAGCTGGTGGTTGAACTAGTTTAAAATTAAGAGATAACGGTGATTTTGATTATGATCAAGTTATGACTGACTTTTTTAATAATGAAATAAGTGAAAAATACTATTCAATATTTATTCAAAACTTATTTACAGCATCAAGTGATAACCAATATGCAATTCCTAATATTACTGAGTTAGCATTAGCTAATATGAAACTTTTAAATTTGGAAGGATCAGTATTTGATAGCAACTACTTTAGACAATTATCTAAATATGGAATTCCTGCTGCTACTAAATCAGATTTTTTAGGAAAAATGATTTCTCCTATTATCTTAAAACAATGATTTGATTATCAAAATTTATTTAGTGAAATAAATTCAGCAAAAACATTATATGAAGCAGGAGCAGCAATACAAACTTTCTATGCTAAATATTCTGAATCAATAGGTTTATCTATCTCAAATGATTTTAGAAATGATTATGGTACTGAAAAAATTAGTGATGAAAAGTGAATCAAAATGGAGCAAAATGAAAAGATAAATGTTTTTAATACTTCAAATGGTAATTTAGCTAATTCATATTTACAAAATAATACTGATATGCTTAAAAAATTATTAAAACCAAGTGACACAAGTGATGTTACATTTGAAAACCAAACAGATCCAGAAAAGAAATTTAAATTAACAGGTGGTAACTATACAGGATTAGGATCATATAAAATTGCGTCTAAACATAATACTGAAGAATCAATTAATGATTATTACTTAGGATTAAATTTTGATAAATTGGCAGAAGAAAACAATCAAGAAGCTAAAGATCAAGCAACTGAAGCAATTACAGATATGTGAGAATGATTTACTTTCTTATTCAATAATCGCGTTGATCAAGCAATCATTCAGTCTGCATTTTCAAGACCACCATATTCAGTTAAACAAACTTTAATAAATGCTTTTAATTCAAATGATAAAAATTATTCAATGGCATTTAACTTAGTATCATATGATCCAATTTTAGAAGCATTAGGTACAAAAATTCAAGCTGAAAAAAATGGCAAAAATTTTAAAATATATGGAATTGATAATGATAATAGATTTTTAGATTTAAGAGATTCAAATAATAATAATTTAATTGAAAAATTATTCAATTCAAATGAGTCAAACGGAATTGTAATTAATGAAAGTTTAGCAAAAACTTTAAATTTAAAAGAAGGACAAGAAGTTGACTTTAATGTTATTCAAAATGAATTGCAAGATGCAACTAAAGGCGAAATTGTACCTTATAAATTAAACGATTGAGACACAAGCAGTTTATGAAACGGTAATGGTGGATTTAAACAAAACTCAAGAACTAATAGTTTAGGTTCAAATATACTTGTAACTAGACCTCATTTAAATGATAAACATTCAATAGATTTTATGACAAGTATTTCATCTCCAACTGATTATTATAGTTCAATATTAAATGGTGACACAATAATTGGTAATAGAAAAACTAATACAAAATTTAAAATCGTAGGAATTCATGAAGGATATGGTTCAGCACAAGCATGAATTAAGAATGATGATGCTAAATCTATATTAAAATATGATGAAGTTGAAAATTATTTATGAAAAAATTTCTTTGCAAAGCAATGAAACACACAATTTGGATATTCAACACTTGATCAGTTTAATAATAAAATAATTATTGAAGACAAAGAACAAGAGGAACTAAAAATATATAAAAAAATTAAAGGCTTAGATTTAACAAAAAATGGATTAGATGATTTTGACTTATTCAAAAATAAATTTATATATCATCCTCAAAATAATGATGAAAAAGAACTAGGAGAATTGATTTTAAAAATATTTGAAAATCAATACCCAGTATTTAACTATAAATATTCTAACAAAACTGATGTAGCTGATTATAATACAGTAATGAGTATTTCAAGTGCATTTGGAGACTATTCTCCAACATCATTAAATGGAATGGAAGCTAAATTTAGTTCTACTTATCAAGCATTTGATGGAAGTGGAATTGGAACAGTTGAATGAATTTTACCTATTGATTTATCAAAAGATATGCTAGAAGAAATATCACAATTGATTTTATTATTAATCGCAATAGCAATTGTTTTAATTCTTTCTTTAACATTTGTAATTATTTTATTAACAACTTCAATTATTATTACTGATAACATAAGATTTATTTCAACAATGAGAGTCTTAGGGTATCATGATGCTTATGTTGTTAAAACAGTAATGGGGATGTATCTAATTGTTATATCAACAATGTTTGCAGTGGGATTTGCAGCAGGATGATTCATCTTTGCAAAAGCTATAAATATAATGTTATTAAATGGTGTTGTATTGCCAATAGCCTTCCCAATTTGATTACCAATTATAGTTTTCTTAGGAATAGTTGGTATTTACGCAATTGCTATTTATGCAGGATATAAACGAATTACAAAAACAAATTCAGTTAGAATTTTGCAAAATGCAGATATCTAG
- a CDS encoding lipoprotein codes for MKKLITLIGATSLSVSPVMAVVSCKYIDTIQKSIDNKLAEVMASTSNYFKGAILANSEGYNGPSVDKYISKLKVKDMTNKVNDSSQMSKLFDTFFNTTQANTYMNNDVYSKAEFDNPVQENEMSKLINTLQKAYNEIYKLVGINFDPTLWNTALPLLLSSLSEKNILSVQKIMPKISKLLSIMKDVKVPNYKELIKMGIKTNQDLKIYFSYQLSLFAANLFDIKLDEEFDFNIEHEDINLDYYYYNSSVWTKIFKKINNKENNSKVSFTGESLALLINALFGINWYIQNFTTDEYDLNSEDMLDDNHIFSIDKTNLEVIADINKSQISEKIIDATNIDGLLQFFYDLFSGEPDKNSYKLLRTLKILFQVDDDITTGNKNLNFDKKVLKIESKTMDFKLGEWSSNGKKENGAMNTFLSSTLDGIIKAYTASFDPDGGIMDFLNKIGMGSEQLGGVASGVISSIFTGIDMDNFFATLIEQVKGSLNNALKWSFIKNNEKLVEQIKNIMIKAEELEPKILHLVNSEGSFTNKFLGYLVNTDIRKLMKILGLENSLPIELPKISLKQIIDIQITKEIKLSDILRLGTKGLSYLVALLGKGVAPKIVNIADAFNDVSLFLDDDFKIINGSSTPVKMTELFENNSNLIINDNGKEYTYVLALATKLSDKKNTGIKVTIPGGNGKNGLSKNRDLNSRQAAKWMMGLGVELENGQIDWNQFRAGTILSSISTLWNDETGKLITGILGGINDILKALADMFDDKQNKSYLEDLNYIHFNTKLISYTNFRNGKSDSQVTYNINYKNGSINNNYTVKLVLPGTKENENNAKYEILEFKLNK; via the coding sequence ATGAAAAAATTAATAACGCTTATAGGAGCAACATCATTATCTGTTTCACCAGTAATGGCTGTAGTTTCTTGCAAGTATATAGATACAATTCAAAAAAGTATAGATAATAAATTAGCAGAAGTAATGGCTTCAACATCTAATTATTTTAAAGGTGCTATTTTAGCAAACTCTGAGGGTTATAATGGTCCTTCGGTTGATAAATATATTAGTAAATTAAAAGTTAAAGACATGACAAACAAAGTTAATGATTCATCTCAAATGTCTAAGTTATTTGATACTTTCTTCAATACTACTCAAGCTAACACATATATGAATAATGATGTTTATTCAAAAGCTGAATTTGATAATCCGGTTCAAGAAAATGAAATGAGTAAATTAATAAATACTTTACAAAAAGCTTATAATGAAATTTATAAACTTGTTGGTATTAATTTTGACCCAACTTTATGAAATACTGCTTTACCTTTATTATTAAGTTCTCTAAGCGAAAAAAATATATTGTCAGTTCAAAAAATTATGCCCAAAATTTCTAAGTTATTGAGCATAATGAAAGATGTAAAAGTTCCTAATTATAAAGAACTTATTAAAATGGGAATAAAAACAAATCAAGATTTAAAGATTTATTTTTCATACCAACTAAGTTTATTTGCTGCTAATCTTTTTGATATTAAATTAGATGAAGAATTTGATTTTAATATTGAACATGAAGACATTAATTTAGATTACTATTATTATAATTCAAGTGTTTGAACAAAAATATTTAAAAAAATAAATAATAAAGAAAACAACTCAAAAGTTTCTTTCACAGGCGAAAGTCTTGCTTTATTAATTAATGCATTATTTGGTATTAATTGATATATACAAAATTTTACAACAGATGAATATGATTTAAATTCAGAGGATATGCTAGATGATAATCACATTTTTTCAATAGATAAAACAAATTTAGAAGTAATTGCCGATATAAATAAATCTCAGATATCTGAAAAAATAATTGACGCTACAAATATAGATGGGTTACTGCAATTTTTTTATGATTTGTTTTCAGGAGAACCTGATAAAAATTCATACAAACTTTTAAGAACTTTAAAAATTTTATTTCAAGTAGATGATGATATAACTACAGGTAATAAAAATTTAAATTTTGATAAAAAAGTATTAAAAATTGAATCTAAAACTATGGATTTTAAATTAGGTGAATGATCAAGTAATGGTAAAAAAGAAAATGGTGCCATGAATACCTTTTTAAGTTCAACACTTGATGGAATTATTAAAGCATACACAGCTTCTTTTGATCCTGATGGTGGAATAATGGATTTCTTAAATAAAATAGGTATGGGTTCAGAACAACTTGGTGGTGTTGCTTCAGGTGTTATTAGTTCAATATTTACAGGTATTGACATGGATAACTTTTTTGCAACTTTAATTGAACAAGTTAAAGGATCTTTAAACAATGCACTAAAATGATCTTTTATTAAAAATAATGAGAAACTTGTGGAACAAATCAAAAATATTATGATTAAAGCCGAGGAGTTAGAACCTAAAATATTACACTTAGTTAACTCTGAAGGTTCTTTCACTAATAAATTTTTAGGATATTTAGTAAATACAGACATTAGAAAATTAATGAAAATATTAGGACTTGAAAATAGTCTGCCTATTGAATTACCAAAAATTTCTTTAAAACAAATTATAGATATTCAAATAACTAAAGAAATTAAATTAAGTGACATTTTAAGATTAGGGACTAAAGGTTTAAGCTATTTAGTTGCATTGCTAGGCAAAGGTGTTGCACCAAAAATAGTTAATATAGCAGACGCATTTAATGATGTTTCATTATTCTTAGATGACGATTTCAAAATAATTAATGGCAGTTCAACTCCTGTTAAAATGACAGAACTATTTGAAAATAATTCAAATTTAATAATAAACGATAATGGTAAAGAATATACTTATGTATTAGCTTTAGCAACAAAATTATCTGACAAAAAAAATACAGGAATTAAAGTTACAATACCAGGTGGAAATGGTAAAAATGGACTTTCAAAAAATAGAGATTTGAATAGTAGACAAGCAGCTAAATGAATGATGGGATTAGGTGTTGAGTTAGAAAATGGTCAAATTGATTGAAACCAATTTAGAGCAGGAACAATTTTATCTTCAATAAGTACACTTTGAAATGATGAAACTGGTAAATTAATTACAGGTATCTTAGGTGGAATAAATGACATTCTTAAAGCACTAGCTGACATGTTTGATGATAAACAAAATAAATCATATCTAGAAGACTTAAATTATATTCATTTTAATACAAAATTAATAAGCTATACTAACTTTAGAAATGGTAAAAGCGACAGCCAAGTTACTTATAACATAAATTATAAAAACGGTTCTATAAACAATAATTACACAGTTAAGTTAGTTTTACCTGGAACCAAGGAAAATGAAAATAACGCTAAATATGAAATATTAGAATTTAAATTAAACAAATAA